One window of Marinococcus sp. PL1-022 genomic DNA carries:
- a CDS encoding SDR family NAD(P)-dependent oxidoreductase: MLAKWGVGNYSATKHATIGITKTIVAEYVIERICENAIAPGATKTVRDGGGSRRTRGVPVGKQSELY, encoded by the coding sequence TTGTTAGCCAAGTGGGGGGTTGGAAATTATTCCGCCACTAAACACGCTACGATTGGAATTACGAAAACCATTGTCGCGGAATACGTCATCGAAAGGATTTGTGAGAACGCCATAGCGCCTGGTGCCACAAAAACGGTTAGGGACGGCGGAGGAAGTCGCAGAACTCGTGGCGTTCCTGTTGGAAAACAAAGCGAATTATATTAA
- a CDS encoding gas vesicle protein codes for MSEQPVRRSAEPANTDNLAGGLVEILETVLDKGVVIAGDIKVNIADVELLTIKIRLVVASVDKAKEMGIDWWETDPHYSSNAKKLEDENQRLLERVEQLESSEAPQETDPRNEENKT; via the coding sequence ATGAGTGAACAACCTGTACGACGCTCGGCAGAACCGGCTAATACTGATAATTTAGCAGGCGGGCTCGTCGAAATCCTGGAAACAGTGTTGGACAAAGGCGTGGTCATTGCAGGCGATATTAAAGTCAACATTGCGGATGTAGAACTCTTGACTATCAAAATCCGTCTCGTCGTTGCTTCCGTCGATAAGGCCAAAGAAATGGGCATCGATTGGTGGGAAACGGATCCGCATTATTCTTCCAATGCGAAAAAGCTTGAAGATGAGAACCAACGCTTACTCGAACGCGTAGAACAACTCGAATCCTCCGAAGCACCCCAAGAAACGGACCCTAGAAATGAAGAAAATAAAACCTAA
- a CDS encoding gas vesicle protein K — translation MDKNPQVTEAQQPTGRISLDPDKAEEGLTQLVMTVVELLRELVERQAMRRVEGGDLTEEQIEQLGEALMQLENKMEEMKEIFNLTDDDLNIDLGPLGNLI, via the coding sequence ATGGATAAGAATCCACAAGTAACAGAAGCTCAACAGCCAACAGGACGTATTTCTCTCGACCCAGACAAAGCGGAAGAAGGATTGACCCAGTTGGTCATGACCGTGGTCGAACTGCTTCGTGAACTTGTCGAGCGTCAGGCCATGCGACGAGTCGAGGGCGGTGATTTGACAGAGGAACAAATTGAACAGCTTGGAGAAGCTCTCATGCAACTCGAAAATAAAATGGAAGAAATGAAAGAAATATTTAACCTGACCGATGACGATTTAAATATTGATCTTGGCCCCTTAGGAAACTTAATTTAA
- a CDS encoding gas vesicle protein: MARDSLENREVSLLDVLDSVLEKGVVLQGDLTISIAGIDLVYADLRVLIASVETLRQAETKTQKEFISNSQISSHPT; this comes from the coding sequence ATGGCTCGGGACAGTCTTGAAAATAGGGAAGTGTCTTTGCTTGATGTATTGGATTCCGTACTCGAAAAAGGGGTCGTCCTTCAAGGCGATTTAACGATATCGATCGCAGGCATTGACCTTGTGTATGCAGATCTACGGGTGCTGATTGCTTCAGTGGAAACCCTGCGCCAGGCGGAAACCAAAACTCAGAAGGAGTTCATTTCTAATTCACAAATCTCTTCTCATCCAACATAA
- a CDS encoding GvpL/GvpF family gas vesicle protein, with protein sequence MQTNAGAPALLYVYAFVPTEEYQQAPMDPVEGMEAGNNIDFFVQEEITTVVCLVPEAEFAEQQLQKNVENMKWLQAKAFHHHEIMKQLHDRYTTIPLTFGTIFEQNANLTEMIKDHKEDILSKFSSLAGKEEWNVKVYADQQLFIETVVQESEEIQAKEAEIESLPAGKRFFENKKMKQFIEGKADDYIEQHCTSLHEELKTRSEGTEIKKNWERKVTDREKDMAWNAAYLIDANDREAFIQFIEDRQDKEEAAGTGLDLECTGPWPSFHFSELKDRSETYGSGQS encoded by the coding sequence TTGCAAACGAACGCAGGAGCTCCGGCTTTACTATATGTTTACGCTTTTGTGCCCACCGAAGAATATCAGCAAGCGCCAATGGATCCTGTAGAAGGGATGGAAGCAGGGAACAATATCGATTTTTTTGTCCAGGAGGAAATCACAACGGTAGTTTGCCTGGTGCCGGAAGCAGAATTTGCCGAGCAGCAGCTGCAGAAAAATGTGGAGAATATGAAATGGCTGCAGGCGAAAGCCTTCCACCATCATGAAATTATGAAACAGCTACACGACCGTTACACCACCATCCCGTTAACATTCGGCACCATCTTTGAACAGAACGCCAACCTGACAGAGATGATTAAGGATCACAAGGAAGACATTTTATCGAAATTTTCTAGCCTGGCCGGGAAAGAAGAGTGGAACGTCAAAGTGTATGCTGACCAGCAGTTGTTTATCGAGACCGTCGTTCAGGAAAGCGAAGAAATTCAGGCGAAAGAGGCAGAAATTGAAAGCCTACCGGCCGGGAAACGTTTTTTCGAAAATAAAAAAATGAAGCAATTTATAGAGGGGAAAGCGGATGATTATATTGAACAACACTGCACCTCTTTGCATGAAGAATTAAAAACCAGAAGCGAAGGGACAGAAATCAAGAAAAATTGGGAACGAAAAGTGACAGACCGGGAGAAAGACATGGCCTGGAACGCCGCTTATTTAATCGATGCGAACGACCGGGAAGCCTTTATTCAGTTTATTGAAGACCGTCAGGATAAAGAAGAAGCAGCCGGCACCGGATTGGATTTGGAGTGTACCGGGCCATGGCCGTCTTTTCATTTCTCTGAACTCAAAGACAGGAGTGAAACGTATGGCTCGGGACAGTCTTGA
- a CDS encoding TetR/AcrR family transcriptional regulator, translated as MENTKLTKRKQQAIQTKQTIYNAALTLIQHKSFDEVTIEEISKKADVSVGSFYYYFHSKEDIYLSMFKKLDEELFRDFNPEDYQQAGEDLLISFFLQLARHVSALGLNIVKYSLFKEGPVPYYKDLYMSEALQKIIKIGQAKNIFASSMSEEEMTEYLLIIMQGIMLDWCKTDEGYSLEEKTEQFMSRVILSIQH; from the coding sequence ATGGAAAATACCAAATTAACAAAAAGAAAACAGCAGGCGATACAAACGAAACAAACTATCTATAACGCCGCTTTAACACTCATTCAACATAAAAGTTTCGACGAAGTCACGATCGAAGAAATTAGTAAAAAAGCAGACGTCTCCGTCGGTTCTTTCTATTATTATTTTCATTCCAAAGAAGATATTTATTTGAGTATGTTTAAAAAACTTGATGAAGAGCTTTTTCGTGACTTTAACCCCGAGGATTATCAACAGGCCGGGGAAGACCTTCTTATCAGTTTTTTTCTTCAGCTGGCCCGTCATGTTTCGGCTTTAGGGTTAAACATCGTTAAATATTCCTTATTCAAGGAAGGTCCTGTTCCTTACTATAAGGATTTGTATATGAGTGAAGCATTACAGAAAATCATTAAAATCGGTCAAGCTAAGAATATCTTTGCTTCTTCCATGAGCGAAGAAGAGATGACGGAATACCTGCTTATTATCATGCAGGGCATCATGCTGGATTGGTGCAAAACCGATGAAGGCTATTCCCTCGAAGAAAAAACCGAACAGTTCATGAGCCGTGTTATTCTCTCCATTCAACATTAA
- a CDS encoding SDR family NAD(P)-dependent oxidoreductase, producing MAEQHTAIVTGGASGLGRAVTLKLAEQGVNVSIVDISEEAGNDVVQEVESHGASAIFVKADVTKPDEVKNYVDKTVEAFGAVTMFFNNAGISGSGKKFLEHSIEDIDQVLNINLHGMLYGIKYVVEAMIKNGGGSIVNTSSSAGLVGQVGVGTYSATKHATIGITKTIVAEYASEGIRANAVAPGATETPMVEEYMKNNPQAKEVAIDPVPQKRLGTAEEVAELVAFLLGDKANYINGAVVPIDGGFTAV from the coding sequence ATGGCTGAACAGCATACGGCCATCGTGACAGGTGGCGCAAGCGGACTTGGGAGAGCAGTAACGTTAAAGCTAGCCGAGCAAGGCGTTAACGTGAGTATTGTCGATATTTCGGAAGAAGCAGGAAACGACGTGGTTCAAGAAGTAGAAAGCCATGGAGCATCGGCGATCTTTGTTAAAGCCGATGTGACCAAACCGGACGAAGTGAAAAATTACGTAGATAAGACAGTGGAAGCTTTCGGGGCTGTGACGATGTTTTTTAACAATGCGGGCATTTCCGGGTCCGGAAAGAAATTTTTGGAGCATAGCATCGAAGACATTGATCAGGTTCTCAATATTAATCTTCATGGCATGTTGTACGGTATCAAGTATGTCGTGGAAGCGATGATAAAAAATGGTGGCGGCAGTATTGTTAATACTTCCTCTTCCGCCGGGCTTGTCGGTCAAGTCGGGGTTGGGACATACTCCGCCACCAAACACGCGACGATTGGGATCACGAAAACCATTGTCGCGGAATATGCTTCCGAGGGAATTCGTGCGAACGCCGTAGCTCCAGGGGCCACAGAGACACCCATGGTGGAAGAATATATGAAGAACAATCCACAAGCCAAAGAAGTAGCCATTGATCCGGTGCCCCAAAAACGATTGGGCACAGCAGAAGAAGTCGCGGAACTCGTGGCGTTCTTGTTGGGAGACAAAGCGAATTATATTAACGGAGCCGTTGTTCCGATTGACGGTGGGTTTACAGCCGTTTAA